Proteins encoded within one genomic window of Ranitomeya variabilis isolate aRanVar5 chromosome 4, aRanVar5.hap1, whole genome shotgun sequence:
- the LOC143768015 gene encoding uncharacterized protein LOC143768015 has product MATDKMAERILHLTLEILFRLTGEDYIVVKKISSDRCQDPVSEGWGRPLSPITGPPPHPLIYDDINDRKILELTYKMVELLTGEVPIRCQDVSVYFSMEEWEYLEGHKDLYKDFMMEVPQPLASPDLSSKRTTPERCPHPLLPQDCKQEDPNVPQDHQGKDPTHINTTETYVRADERCKGMIPIYDYPDDCGVKPDTYEKHAIIPAIPPALQSKNQSSESFQSVTYLDSSQTAKQNESRNSDVEHQKILTEKKPFSCSECGKCFMVKSTLVRHQRSHTVGKQFSCSECGKCFNLKSNLLTHYRSHTGEKPFSCPECRKCFMVKSSLVRHQRNHTGEKPYSCSECGKCFNRKSYFLMHQRSHTGEKPFSCSECGKCFNQKSNLLAHYRSHTGEKPFSCSECGKCFNHKSNLLTHYRSHTGEKPLSCSECGKCFNRKSNLLTHYRSHTGEKPYSCSECGKCFIQRSDLLKHQRIHTKEKPYSCPECGKCFSHKSNLIIHYRSHTGEKPYSCPECGKCFNQKSKFRVHQRNHRGGKPHLCQECGKCFNYKSDLLKHQKIHTGEKPYSCPEYGKCFIQGQDLIKHQRIQTGEKPYSCPECGKCYSSSSKLVAHQRTHTG; this is encoded by the exons ATGGCtacggacaagatggcggagaggatattacacctcaccctagagatcctcttccgtctaactggagag gattacatagTAGTGAAGAAgatctctagtgatcgctgtcaggaccctgtgtctgagggatggggaagacccctgagcccaatcacagggcctccacctcaccccctgatatatGATGACATCAATGAccggaagatcctagaactcacctacaagatggttgagctgctgactggagag gttcctataaggtgtcaggatgtctccgtctatttctccatggaggagtgggagtatctagaaggacacaaagatctgtacaaggacttcatgatggaggttccccagcccctcgcatctccag atctatccagtaagaggacaacaccagagagatgtcctcatcctcttcttccacaggactgtaaacaggaagatcccaatgttcctcaggatcatcag ggtaaagatccgacccatattaatactacagagacatatgtgagggctgatgagcggtgtaaagggaTGATTCCtatatatgactacccag atgactgtggtGTCAAACCAGATACCTATGAAAAGCATGCCATTATTCCAGCTATACCTCCAGCCCTTCAGAGCAAAAATCAATCATCGGAGTCTTTTCAATCAGTCACCTATTTGGATTCATCACAGACTGCTAAGCAAAATGAAAGCCGCAATAGTGATGTTGAACATCAAAAAATTCTCACAGAGAAgaaaccattttcctgttcagaatgtgggaaatgtttcatggTTAAATCAacacttgttagacatcagagaagtcacactgtAGGGAAgcaattttcatgttcagaatgtgggaaatgttttaacctgaagTCAAATTTGCTTACACATtacagaagtcacacaggagagaagcctttttcatgtccagaatgtaggaaatgtttcaTGGTTAAATCATCACTTGTTAGACATCAAAGaaatcacacaggtgagaagccatattcatgttcagaatgtgggaaatgtttcaaccGGAAATCATATTTCCTTATGCATCAGCgaagtcacacaggagaaaagccattttcatgttcagaatgtgggaaatgttttaaccagaagtcAAATTTGCTTGCACATtacagaagtcacacaggggagaagccgttttcatgttcagaatgtggaaaatgttttaaccataagtcAAATTTGCTTACACATtacagaagtcacacaggagaaaagccactttcatgttcagaatgtgggaaatgttttaaccgtaagtCAAATTTGCTTACACATtacagaagtcacacaggggagaagccgtattcatgttcagaatgtggaaaatgttttatccaaagatcagatcttcttaaacatcaaagaatccacacaaaagagaagccatattcatgtccagaatgtgggaaatgttttagccataagTCAAATTTGATTATACATTACAgaagtcacacaggtgagaagccatattcatgtccagaatgtgggaaatgttttaaccagaaatcaaagtTCCGTGTACATCAGAGAAATCACAGAGGGGGGAAGCCACATTTATGTCaagaatgcgggaaatgttttaactacaaatcagatcttcttaaacatcagaaaattcacacaggagagaagccatattcgtgTCCAGAatatgggaaatgttttatccagggcCAAGATCTTATTAAACATCAAAGAATTcaaacaggagagaagccgtattcctgtccagaatgtgggaaatgttatagttCAAGTTCAAAacttgttgcacatcagagaactcatacagggtag